Within Wyeomyia smithii strain HCP4-BCI-WySm-NY-G18 chromosome 2, ASM2978416v1, whole genome shotgun sequence, the genomic segment AGCTAACTGATCCGAAAAGCATATACGATAACAACGTGTTCCCGGTTCTCTTCTGATTTCATTATCTCATGTATGACAATTGTTTCTATTTAAACTAGGCGGACATGGCCAACAAGGGTTCGGTCAAGGTGGAGGTCATGGGCAGCAAGGATTCGGCCAAGGAGGTCATGGACAGCAAGGATTTGGCCAAGGCGGCCATGGACAGCAAGGCGGAGGGCATGGACAGCACGGTTTCGGTCAAGGCGGACATGGGCAGCAAGGATTTGGCCAAGGCGGTCATGGGCAGCAAGGCGGAGGGCACGGATTTACACATGATCAACAGGGTGGTGGGCATGTAAGTTTATGACGAAATGAAGTAATATAATCAACTAATTTCTCAATATCACCAGGATCGCGATCATGGACATGGCCATGGATATAAAAAACATGGATATTAGATACGCTAGAAATACAGGTTGATACAGGTTTAATGACCATTATTCTgagttataattaaaaacaatccGATTTCATTCATATGTCACGAAAGCTGATAGCTGTTTTCGTCGCATGCTGTCGATATCTGAAGATTAACAACAAAACCATGcagttcaatggattttttTCGCTATATTAATGAATTATTAAACTTagagaagaattttatttttgtcccaTGCAAGATATGAGTTCAACTCAACTTCGGGATTCACATTTAGTTTGACCGATTGAATAAATGCGATTTTCAAAATCTAATACTTCTTAAGATATTTAGCATACGAAAAATTCGATTCCCTGTGCGCTCTAGGGCTCCACTTTCTACTGCCacatacaataaaaaaattagattacTTATCAAGCACGAAAATTATTAAATCTAAAACTAGAAGAGTGCCAACAAGCGAAAACtatattatttttatgaaagTCCAGAAAAATTTAGAATTAGGaaagacgtcaaaaaataataaaaatcatcaaaatgcTAACCAATTTTTAGTATCAAAATACTTACAAAAATACAAGAAcactcaaaattaaaaaaaaaaacagttattgACTTTCAATCCTGATAAAAAGTTAATGTTGATAAATGTCAccgtaaccaactagctcaGCCGTTATCctcaaattaacaaaaaaaacttgaaaacaaTTTGCAGTTGAACTTCTACTTTTTTATAAACCTagtttatttttgcctttctcctagaaaggtatagcaatcacttgcaaaaccgaaagtataaaagtgccccaaagggccgaatggcatatatcactcgactgagctcgacgagctaagcattttctgtatgtatgtgtgtgtatgtgtgtgtatgtgcagatttttattctcactcccttttctcagagatggctggaccgattttcatgaaattaattgcaaatgaaaggtctcgttgtcccataagaccctattaaatttcattgtaatcggatttttagtttagaggttatggttcaaaatgcaaaaatcatgaaacatcattatctctaaaactacacaaccgatttgaaaaaaaatgatttcaaatgaacgggctacctgaaatacccttaacttttgaatttcataataattgaacttgtggttcaaaagttataacaagaaacgtgttttgaagactacttaatctcactcatgtttctcagagatggctgaaccgattttcataaaatcagtgtcaaatgaaaggtctagttgccccataagaccctattaatttgttttttaatcagactattacttttcctgttatgtttaataatgtaaaatccagctatgaaaaggaacatattccgaagactacttgaactcactcacttttctcagtgatggctgacccgatttctacaaaattagtgtcaattaataattctagctgcctcgtaacaccctattgaattttactgtaatcggactgtaacttcgtctgtaaagtaccgaaatgtgaaaatcacgaaactttattatctcagaaactacacaaccgatttgatcaatattaatatcagatgagcgggctagttaagggttaactgatgaattatgattgaacacgtggtttcaaagcttggctgccctaaacgttcccatttcatttgattatagttgaacttaagccatcgttatgtattaaattgttaataaaacaacgaaagtctattatttcaaagattacatgactaatttgaacatagctagtgtcatacgaacaagtcatctctcaaacttacaaataacaaacttcataacaatttgatatgtggctcaaaagttatgaaaagaaaagaaattcaaaggctatttaaaactatacctgctttgattgatataggggaacaacgggcaacacggacagggcgGGTAAGATGGTccgttgctcatttctatataaTCCATTGAAGTtaacacaaatcatttatgccagttacataccaaCAGCATTCTGTGAGTTTCGAGATattatgtagattgaaacaatagttagttatttgagaaataataaaaataagctcaccctcaacagcaaagcaatgtgatgtagtttttGCCGTGCCGAATTTAAGCTACTGCTGCGGTAAATcttcagaaaaatataattttcaatgacattggaatatttaagcatatttgaaacatgtgggtgaagatagtttagtgaaaatatgattttttttggaaatcacatcgatccaaaaaattgtttgcctCTTGGGCAAAACGGTCAGCCGTTGTGTTCGCAAAATGGGCAGTCTGAGAAAACGATGATAGCACCATTTGATATTGTTTCTTTCAGCATTCTTAGCACGTGAGATGAGGCTTAAAGTCATTAActctcatttgaaataaaaatcatcattagaaacgttgttaaaacctgtaaatatgctacatgtaaatgatgtgaatgattccatctgcgcagcggacggtaagctttaaacacgtgcttttttgcgcagcgcgtcgtcccgtatagaaaagaaatttgctatagtctttcatagggccgtcttaccagcacagtcggtccgtttcatatgcacgttgtgaaatagtggtttttcgagactgtttttattttagtgaaaactaatataaaatcactctaaaaaggaaaggtttgcattattttatgaaaagcactagtcaatgtcgaatattatgaatatcgttggttgcaatgttgtgttttgagcagaataatgaatgatttccttagggtgaccgtcttgcccgttgttcccctatgtggtctcaacataattcaaatgtggttttgtactatttgaacgttccaaattcattgattccttgcgatgtgtttaaagtctgcaaatgcacgacgaatcggccataggatatgatcaaagtcaaaagacaaatcgtttgaaatgaatggttttatcgaaatgacaaaatcttcgacttttggcttttggcgccctaattctgaatatattcatattgggtggtattcggtcattttcagcagattttctggcatcaatctgacaccggaaatacccatattgggaggtatttagttattttgattgtttccagaaactaacagtggtcgtctttaaattcaaaatggtgtcaagggtcaatgtttggtttctatgcaacatgtcgattacggaaatatccatgttgagtattatttggtcattttcgactgtttcctataagttgccatttagcaattcaaaatggtgcctgaggtcaattgttagctcgttgcatcattctggttccagagatactcatattggatggtatttggttatttaaggctgtttttcacaaaccggaagtcgccatcttggatttcaaaatggtatttaaaataatttctggcctctgagcgtcattctggttgaagaaacacccatattgggtgtaattcgatcattttccgctgtttcccaggaatcggaagtcgccaacctagaatccaaaatggggtctgtggtcgatttcagcagctgtgtatcatttgtcaccactaaaaacattcacctgccaaatatggttccatttagttgattagttcgcgagatgtgcagaaatttgtccagacacatgtgcttccataagagggaagggcgtcgaaccattatggacatatttattaccctttaaaacatccacatgccaaattcggtttcatttgcttggtttgttcttgagttgtgcagaaatgtatgtttcatttgtattggacccctcctttccagaagaggaaggggtctcaaactatcataggaacctttatcgggaccaaaaacccctacatacaaattttcacgtcgatcggttcggtagttttcgagcctatatggatcaaacagactgacagaccggactacatttttatatgtatagattacaacatcaatattttagaacctaaagagtgaatatacatttattggatttaagcgctcatgtaaatctatttttacaaataaaagtttgaatgagaaaggctgggtctgaccgctaggtggattaatttaggtttttatatttgaaatttctctctaataaaaaaaattacgttttgtATCAACGGCATGCTtgctaaaaatacaaaaaaaaattttagcttTTCCAAGCACCTGTATCGATAATAGTAACTAACGATAATCTTCCTAATTAAATTAGGGTAGAAGCGGACAGccaaaaaatctgcagaaattcCAGAACTATGGTAATGGTTTGATggtaatttttattaattacaTCCTTACTCAGCAATTTGAAACATGAACCTGTGTGTCAAGTCAACTCCAAAAATCGAGTTCATTAATATGAATTTCATAGTTTAATAAAGGCTTCATTGAAATGATATATTTTTCGAGTATATGCTTTTCTCAGATATACCGGGAGGAGCCTAAATTAATGTGACCAGACGTTCCGCGTTTCGCGGGACAGTCCCGCTTTTCAACAAAATGTCCCGCGTAGAAATGCGTCCCGGGGAATGTCCCGCGTTCATCTAAAATATCCCGCGTGCCCTTGAGATGTCCCGtggtttcaaaaaaattataccaCCAGATTTCACATATCTTTACTGGGACAACGTGCCTCTTCGATAGTATAAATCTACTCATTAATACCGTATTGCTTCATTTTGGAATCAATATTATtgtattcaaaaatttaaaaagtaaaCTTTGCGTTGTTTCTACCAGGAACTAATGCTGTAACCAGTGGTGAGTACAATTCCACAAAATCGCTAAATATAAGATAGCGGATTAGcgatttcattatttttcagcTGAACTACTACCGTCGTCGAAATGTTGGTCTTCCAAACTTCTTTTAGCAATTCTTCGTTAATTTGCTAAATTTGCAAAGAAGCGGCAAAAAACTATTTACAAAATCTGTAAGTTGCTGATAGTGTACATAAGTCGTTTCAAACGATAAAAatgctttactgcgaaagttatttCTAGAACGTATGTTTTATACAAAGAACGTTAAATTGTCTTTGAGCGTAATTAAAAGAAGACAAAATCCGATATGATCATTGTATTTGGGAAAAAAAAGTAGTCTACCTTTATTAAAATCACAAGGCAGACctgttttgctgaatttttttacaaaatcaaccTTGCATTTCAAACGTTTTGATGCTTcttcaaaaagcaaaaaaaaatcaaagccttggtgctacattccgattcagaacttgaccttctgtttatttatacacagacttcgcagccgactgtttagtgtacaggacaattgcgggactagcgctacgatcctactaacactaacagtctctcccgagccgagactcgaacctacgacgactggcttgttaggccagcatcgtacctcgagatcatctGGGAGATCCTTTAAAAAGTAATACGAAAAAAAACCTGCATATAATAATCGTTCTAACACATGGCTTTCTGGAATACCTTTGGCGAAATTCAAAAGCTATGTGAAACTCGAAAGTGCTATCTAGGAATGAATTTAATAAAAGTTTATTGACGAAAAAATTGTTACCTTCCAGTTGGTTTCGAAAAATGTTCCACAAAGGTTCGGTTTTtacagcaaaaatatttccgacATCACACTAATTTGTAACTTTCTCTGAATGATTCCGTAACAACAGGGATATAAATCGTCATGcatttccgacaaaaatcgttgcaatcctcaattgcaacgattagctcagtttatagtcagtaagatagttttaagtttattttaagtttgttttaagtttattttgagtttattttaagtttattttaagtttgttttaagtttattttaagtttattttaagttttgttttattcctttttttctccctgacaagtaggtttaataattttcccacAATTACATTAacctaactgcgaaagctaataacattccctaatatatatatatatatatatatatatatatatatatatatatatatatatatatatatatatatatatatatatatatatatatatatatatatatatatatatatatatatatatatatatatatatatttttttttttttttttttttttttttttttgtttcaggtgaaggggaaatttgcatccaaacccctgaggtgaccaacctcagggagtgtggggttggtttgaatcagtgaccggacccactaaaaccccttcagtctccagcccataatactccccgggaccaccgctaggtattgcttcggggagcggcttttgtgctctgtgcaccctcttggttctttaggtctttttgctaacttagctaactaacctggagactggccgttagctaacactggcgtgtcggtggtcaacctgtcgcctgttttgcaattctaaaactatttgagaggcggctgtacaaaccgccctccaaatgtttgggtctttacacatcctccgaactaggttgtccggagtggtgtctggcccgctcactaccatcatgtcgctccgcgcatgcacaaaacgagggcacacgaagaagacatgctcagcagtctcttccgcatccgcgcactcgggacacatgggggaccccgcatgcccgaatctgtgtagatactgcctaaagcaaccatggcctgacagaatctgtgtcagatggaagttcacttctccatggcgcctcccgacccatccggatacatccggaataagtcgatgcgtccatctacccttcgcggaattggaccactcctgctgccatctgatcatcgagaatgatcttctggtacctcgtatgccccttgtgtcacgttgatcgaagcattctacgtcctccttaatggctatgctgataggcaacatgccggacaggacgcagattgcgtcgtatgacacagttcgatacgcgctcgcaaccctcaggcacatgagcctgtaggtactttccaacttactccgatgtttactagtacctaatgctttggaccacactggcccgccatatctcagtatggacgaagtcacgctagctagaagtttccgcttgctgccgtacactgctgagctattggacatcatgcgagataatgctgcaatagccattgaagccttcttgctaatagtgttgaaatgtcaccatttgtggcagaacacacaatattaattctgaatagatattttagtacataaacaaatcattacaaactcccccctttaataaaaaaaaatttaaaaaaaatttaaaaaaaaatcgtcatgcATAGAATTTTTTAACAGACTTTAGTTGTAGAAaggtttattttattaaaaatcggTTTGAATTTTTCCGCAATATAGGTCTTTTTAGTGACAGCTAAAAatgaacaataataaattataaatatgttCGTACTTCtatataacactggtcgacaaaagcgaaaaaaagttgccctaaagctctCTTTGCCCTgaaaagattatagtttttcaATTACTCCGGTGAATTTAGACCCTTAGTAAATGCAGAAATACGTCAAATtgccgcatagtaattgctaGCCGGGTTTTCTAGGGGCATCAAATTTTACAGGAATTGTCAAAAGGCGATAAACTTTAATTTTTCCAGTTAGAGCCCTAGGGGAAAACTGGTGTTTATCAGTTCGGATTTTGTACTTCTCTTTACAGCTCTAGTGACATTTGTTAACACTTTTCATCCAGTTAACGATTTTTAAAACCaatttaatcaatttttttcttacatCATATAAAGCAAAATTGGCTTTAAATCACAAAGTAATAGTACACTAAGGTAGATTTTTATGCATTTGTTTACGCTGATTTTGGAGTCGACAAGACATCTCTTTTGCGTGGATTTCAGAATTTATTCGAACGCTTTTTTATGCAATACTTATCCCTCGTGTAAAAAGCGACTCAagcatattgatatttttttattttttttaattattgtttttaatgttaattttctttttacttttataATTTTAAAGAGCTTGCACCACCACCCTCTACTTCTGATTCAacttctggctacgcccatgacaTTATAACAGCATGAAATCAATCAATCCGACACGAAAATGTTTGTCCTCTTACAGTCATGCTGGCGCGATAGCTCTGTTATTTGTGAATGTTACAATCTCGGGAACAATGCCCACAGGATCTTTTTTTGCTTTATAcggtggctttcagccacaggaTGGTTCACCACCATACCAGGATCGAGCCCACTAATGCGTTAACCTGTTTACATGTTTAATTGTCGACGCACAAGCTAAGTCACCTATTGAATGTATAAATTGGCAAAATTCTACGTATATCAAATGccgaaaatatatgaaaaatgtaGATTGGATTGGACCGAAAAGTGTGCTGAACAAATCAATGGCCGACGTGAAAGCGTGTCACACCGATAATCATTGAATAATTAGCTACATACTTACTTTCTTACTTACTTacatttacttttttggctaacggaccgttcaccggtctagggccgaacgaattagagatgtccagcttcctCTGTCttggcagccgttctccagtctccccgtataccagcagatcgtgcatcttcttccaccgcgtgcgagacctaccacggagtcgacggcctctttctggttctctactgaagatagttttggcggctcccTCGTCAAGCATCCtgactacatgtccagcccactggagcctgccccgctgtattaccttcactatatcagcatgtttgtatacctggtaaaactcgtgattcatgcgtctgcgccacactccatcttccagtttaccgccaagtatcgatcgcagaactttacgctcaaaaactccgagcactcgtcgatcagcttccttcagcgtccatgcttcatgtccgtaaagggccaccgggagtatcagcgtcctatacagcgctagttttgtgcgagtttgcaaactacgggaccttagctggttacgcagtccgtagaaagccctgttcgcagctgcaactcgtcgtttcacttcacggctcatatcgttgtcacatgtcacaagcgtaccaagataaacgaatccGTCAACCACTTcgaatcgttccccatctatctccacctcagcaccaacaccacggggactcccacgctctctgccagctaccatgtacttcgttttggcagagttaatgacaagtcccaatttcgctgcttctctcttaaaaggtacgaaggcctcctccacggccttacggttgataccgatgatattgatgtcgtccgcaaaaccaagaagcatgtgagatttcgtgatgatcgtaccgtttctttccacgtttgctcttcgtactgcacctttcaagagcgatgttaaacagtaggttggagagcgcatcaccctgcttcagtccattcaacgttacgaacgcggctgatgtctcgccagctatccgcacgcacgattttgatccctccagtgtcatacgactcagctttattagtttcgtaggaaaCCGTGTTCCATTAGCTACATAAAACAACGAACAGAATAATGAAGAAACTGAAACTTGAGTTTTTCACTGCGTTACTGACCAGGATCTATCCTAATGACAATCGCATGCTGATCAATAGTAACGCTTGCCGATCTTGAATAT encodes:
- the LOC129726160 gene encoding antifungal protein-like isoform X1; its protein translation is MNKLVILTIFTLLAVVFADHHSGGSSSFGQGGHGQQGFGQGGGHGQQGFGQGGHGQQGFGQGGHGQQGGGHGQHGFGQGGHGQQGFGQGGHGQQGGGHGFTHDQQGGGHDRDHGHGHGYKKHGY
- the LOC129726160 gene encoding uncharacterized protein LOC129726160 isoform X2, which codes for MVKVVMRRKISVEADMANKGSVKVEVMGSKDSAKEVMDSKDLAKAAMDSKAEGMDSTVSVKADMGSKDLAKAVMGSKAEGTDLHMINRVVGMIAIMDMAMDIKNMDIRYARNTG
- the LOC129726160 gene encoding uncharacterized protein LOC129726160 isoform X3: MANKGSVKVEVMGSKDSAKEVMDSKDLAKAAMDSKAEGMDSTVSVKADMGSKDLAKAVMGSKAEGTDLHMINRVVGMIAIMDMAMDIKNMDIRYARNTG